A window of Hordeum vulgare subsp. vulgare chromosome 5H, MorexV3_pseudomolecules_assembly, whole genome shotgun sequence genomic DNA:
gattaggcgtattagcatctacacctactacatctcacaaccaatcgatgatTACCTTGGTCCTAGAGATTTTCTAAACGTGCCttgtaaggccctgtttggaaccacccagattatatatctggtttttataatctgTTATGTTTTCAAACAGGacagtttatattgtagattttaaaaactaaatgaccagattattaaaaactcataatctactctacctcAGCTAAAACCAGATTATGGATTACTAATGACCTATTACCCTTGTAAACTTGGAGATAATTACCTACTGCCATCGCCACTGGCCTATTTTTATAAACAGGACAGACATGTCATTATACAATGAaaacctgaattacagtttatataatatggccttcaaacatgtccacctaaattatttttataaaccagattatataatctatcttcataatccagattattataatctattgtggttccaaacaaggcctaaaccgtgacggagggagtaatagtaTAGTGTCAAAAATGTTTTTATACTATGAGACAGAAGGAAAATATGAGAATTAACAAATCCATTATTAAGAGTAGTCTGTACTGAACAATAAATATTACTTCCTTCATAAATTAATATAAAAACATTTAGATTACTAAAATAATAACCTTTAGTTTACAAGAAAAAATCATGTCAAACTTACCGAGACACTTATCAATATTGTGAACTGAGCTATATAGCTACTCTCACCACAAAATCACACGTACAGTATTAGTATCCACACAAAATGCGCCAAAAAAAATTGCATATCAACAAAGAAACATATGACAGCCTCTTCTCAGGATTGTAAATTCTCAGAGTACATTAGCTGCGGTGCATGTTTCAGTGTATGCCAAGAGCCTGCAATctccggaccaaggacagagccgcCGCGTTCTTCCTCTCCCAGTCCTCCCTGCTCTCCATCGCCCGCTCGAACTTGCTCAGCACCTCGTCGTTGCCGTCCAGAATGCTCACGATTTTCCTCATGGTCGGCCGCGCCGCCGGGTCCGACCGCGTGCACGCGATGCCCAGCTTCGCCAGCCGCACCAGCTCTCGCCGGTCGAACCTGTCGTCCAGCCGCCTGTCCGCGAGCGCCTCCACGTCACGGACGTCCTGCTCCTGGCCGACCTGCACCTTCCTTACGAGGAGCACCTCCGGCGACCTCATGTCCACCGCCATCGCGCCGGTCACGACCTCGAGAACCACCACCCCGAAGCTGTACACGTCGGCCATCGTGGTGGCCTCGCCGGTCTCCATGTACTCCGGCGACATGTACCCGAAGATGCCCCGCGCCGAGCCTGAGCCGGTGGGCAAAACCACGTGGGGGTTATTGTGCTCGTTTCTTGACAGGAACTCGGCGAGCGCGAAGCTGCCCAGCCGCGGGCTCCGGTCCGGGTCCAGGAACACCGCCGCCGATGTGATGTTGCGGTGGATGACCTGCTCGTCCCACTCCTCGTGCAGGTACAGCACGGCGGACGCCAGCGCCCTCACGATGCCGTACCTGTGGCGCCACGAGAGTATCTCAGAATTGCTGTGCCGGACGATGAGGTGGTGGCTCAAGAGGTTCCCCGGGGAGTGGTCGTAGACGACGAGCATCTCGCCATGGTCCGTGCACCACCCGCGCAGCTGCACCAGGTTCCGGTGCCTCAGCTTGGCCAGGTTGCAGAGCTCGTTGGCGAACCGGACGCGCAGCGCCGGGCACGTCTTCATGCCCAGCCGCTTCACGAGGACGTGGACGCGCCCGCCATTGCCGTTGTCCAAGAAGCCCTCGTACCCTGTCCCGAAGTCCAGCTCCGCCACCACCTGCGACTCGGAGAAGTCGTTGGTAATCTCCACGATCTCCTTGTACGATATCTCACGCGGAGTGTCCACAGTTGGAACCGCCACCGCTGGCCGCGGCGACGATCGCTGGCTGTTGCCGCTCTTATTCTCACCCGAGCCGCCGGTGGGCGACCTGCCGTCTTCAGCAGTGAGGTAAATGGTGGTACCAGCCGCTGTGGCGTACATGTGCTTCGTCGACGAGGCAGAGGTGGCTGTGCTGTTCGTGCCGGCGATTGTTGTCGATGTACCGGAGTCAGAGGAGGATGAGGTGAGAGAGATGTACTTTGGGAGTGCTAAGAAGGACGGAAGCGCCGGGAGGTCGCCGGAGCAGCTGCCGGAGATGTTCTCCACCACCCACTTCATGGTAGGACGAGCCCTCGGGTCATGCAGCGAGCAGAGGAGGCCGAGGTGGATGAACCGGCCCATGTCGAACATGGCGCGCGCGCCTTCCGGCAGCTTGCGGTCACCGGCTTTGAGCAGCTTTCCCTCGTCGGACAGCCGGCGTACCCAATCCAGCATGAAGATTTGGTCGTCTGGGTAGGCCAGATCGACCGCCCGACGTCCGGTGGCCACCTCCAATAGCACAATCCCGAAGCTGAAAACGTCGGACTTGGCCGTGGCCCCGCCCCTGCGCTGGAAACTCTCCGGAGGGAGGTACCCGATGGTGCCGCCGATCCTGCTCGTGTCGATCAGCCGGAACTGGTAGTTGGCTGAGGAAGAAAAGGACGACGTCGACCGAACGGATGGCGGCGACGGCAGCAGCTCGAGCTTTTTCGTGGGCGGCGCGTCCTCCACGGTGTGCTCAAGCCAGCGGGCGAGGCCGAAGTCGCCAAGCCGAGCGTTGTACTCGGAATCAAGCATGACGTTGCTGGTCTTGACGTCCCGGTGGATGATCTGCGTGTCGAGCTGCTCGTGCAGGTAGAGCAGCGCGGCGGCGAGGCCGGCCACGATGCGGCGCCGCCGGTCCCAGCCGAGCGCGGGCGCAGCCGAGGCCGGCGCGAAGAGGAGGCGGTCGAGGCTGCGGTTGGGCATGTAGTCGTACACGAGAAGCAGCTCCTCCTCGTCCCGGACGCACCACCCGCGGAGGCGCACGAGGTTGCGGTGCCGCAGCCGGGCAACCGCGGCCAGCTCCGCCAGGAACGACTTCTCGAAGCGGTCGACGCCGACGCTGGCCACGCACTTGACGGCCACCGTGGTGCCATCGCTTGGCAGCATGGCGCGGTACACCCGGCCGAAACCGCCGCTGCCGAGGACCTCTTGGTCACTGAAGCCGCTGGTCCCGATGTAGAGCTCGGAGTAGCTGAACACCCTGGGCCCCGTCGCGCCTCTGATCTTCCTCGCGCCGACCTCGTACACGCCGTCCATGTCCTCGAAGCTCATCTTCGCGGACCGGGAGTCGTGGCAGCCGCAGCGGAGGCAGGAGAGCGCGCGGCCGACCTTGTCGCGGACGTACGAGCTCAGCTTCTCCCCGGGGCGCCGCcgggcatcgtcgtcgtcgtggtcgtcagcCGAGGCCGCGAGGACCTCGTCCCCGTCCATGGGCAGCACGAAGCACAGCCGGCGGAGCGACATGGACGCGTTGGGCGGGAGATGGTACGTGCGTGTCAGGGGGATGTCAGCCGGGCATAATTAATGGTGCCCGCGAGCGTGCGGCGTTTAAAGTTGCCGGTGGAGGTCTTGATCAGTGGGGAATGGAATGGCGAGTGCGCGCGCGCGCGTGGCCACGGAGCGGTGGGGGGCAGGTGGGATAGGATAGGAAAGGTGACACAAGATGACAAGAGGACTTTGGTTTAGGCGCGGCGATAGGTTTAGTGTGGCGTGCGACGGCTAAGCATAAGGAGTTGGCCTAGGTAGCTCGGGTGGTGGCATGCAGCTCATTCATGGTGGGTGGCTCACTCGGTTGACTTGGATGGCAGGTGGGGGGTGCTCGTTGAAAGGGAGAGGCCGCGCGATCGGAGAATGGTTTTCCGGCCACGTATTTTCACATGGGTTTTGGTGGTGCCGGCCGGTGAGGTCACGGGCCGGCCGGGTGGAACACGACGACACACTTCTCCTACCGTCTCCTGTGGTATGATTGTGTCAAGCCGGTGCTCGCTAGGGGTTTGTTTCAACGCTAGCCATTATTTACGATGTCTCCTATGGTACAATAAGCCGGTTCTAGCAATGCGTTTCAACGTTTGTCATTATTTAATTATTAGAGGTTTTTTTCGTCAAGGCGTGGAAATCGCTCAAATTTACATTCCAGCAACATTGTTAAGGAAATCGTTAACTCGTAGCTGCTCGGTTAGCTGGCGTGTAGGTGATTAATAATCTTAAAGAATTAATCGGACGAACTATAAGTTTATTGGCTACTCGGTGACCCTATAAATAGAGATTAATCGACAAGTTAACTGATTAATCGGATGAATTCTTTAACAGGGTCCAACGGTGAGACAAGCCCTAGTCATTGAGCAAAAATTTCATCTGCTTCCATGTTTTTCGGGGAGCTCCTAATTAGCGTTGCAAGTGTCAATTTCCCTAGCTGACGCCCACGCACCATCACCCCGTCGGCTAGACCATATAAGCGAGCGCTTGGTGGGTTTGCTCCATCGATCACCGGTGGGGGGCTCACTTCAGTCAGTTGTTGATTAAAtatgaaagaaaatgaaaaactcGTAATTAACAAAAAGAATTGTGAATTTAAAATTTTCACAGATTTTAAAAAAgatcatgattttttttaaagttcacctaatttgaaaattttcattgaatttgaaaaacGTTCATCGAATAGGAAAACAATtcaacaaatttgaaaaaaaaaatttacCGAAttagaaaaagttcatcaaagttGAAAAAAaccattgattttgaaaaaagtttgtcCAGTCTTAAAAAAGTTAATCAAACTTGAAAAGGAATTAACCGATTTTGGAAAAGGTTCACAAAATTTTAAAATagttcatcaaatttggaaaGAGTTCATTGATTTAAAAGAAAAGCCCGTTGGTTTTAAAACACTCATTTTTTttaaaagccaaaataaaaagctTCATGGATTTTATTAAAAGGCACAttaaagaaaacaaaaaggaaTGATAGAAAAGAAGAAGCAAAAAAACCAAACTGACATACACAATAAAATGTTGGGCTGTAATATAATTACACAAATCGGGTCATGGCCGGATGGTTAGAGCCAAGTGCTCACAACGAAGTGGTTCCACATCGTCATATTTTAGAAAAAGGTTCatttattttcagaaaaaaattcttCAATCTTGAAAAAATTTCGTTGAAATTTAAAAAAGTTTAtccatatttaaaaaaaatgtagattttttagaaaaaaatcCTCAACGGACGATTGAATGGATCAATCTATTTACGAACGTCACAGACGTCAGTTAACAAAAATACACGTATACTTAAACGTGTGGCATCAAATAGAAAATGCCTCTCCGCAAGCTAATAAACAGGCCTGATCACCGACTGATTCCAAACATGGTGGCTGTTTTTTTCCTCTATTTTTGCGGCTAAAAACGGTGGCCATTGGCTTTACGCGTTCGCCCAAGGACCAAAATTAGGGACCGACCAGATGTAAGTCGACTGAATATTGAAGTATATTTGAATCAATCCTTTTATTGTACCGAGTCCAAAGTCGCCGCTGCGTTGAATCCTTCCGCAACGTCCGCTTCTCTAATCGCAGGATTACCAGCTCTCGACATGCAGACGTACGTATATTTCGTGTAGTAGCTTTGCCTAGTGCTAAGCATAATGCAAACTACTCCCTtcttctcaaaataagtgtcttaactttgtactagctttaatataaagttgtattaaacttgagacagttattttggaacgaagagagtataagtctttctaaagattCTATtagaaactacatacggatgtatatagacatattttagagtgtagattcactcattttgttttgtatatAGTTTTCTAATAAAATGTCTTAAAAGACTTAAGACGTGTTCGGACTCCCTCCGCTCCGCGACTCCGCGCCGGAGCGGAGTGGCCGTCCAGTGTTAATTAGGAGAGTTCCTAAAATGCAGCTCCGCGTACTCCGCTCCGTGGAGGGAGTCCGAACAGGcgcttatactccctccatttcaaaataagtgtctcagccttagtataaatttatactagagctagtataaagttgagacactgagaaagtatttaggaacggaggaagtagatgATACCCCGCACGATGTTGCGAGGAGTGtaacaagaaaaaaaaagataTGATAGGCAAATGAAATAGAATTGATTTGGATATTCCTGTTAACTATGTCATCTCTCAGCTAAAATAAAACtatttcataagattgaacaatGGACAATTGTCTAGAAAAATACATAACATTTCCTTTTAAAAACGTATGAACATTAGTGGTTTCAGTTTCCATTGACAAATATAGTGACCCCACCAAGCATTTGTGCATCGGAAACATCTCGCCTACAAAGAACAAATAAATAAAATAGGCATTAAAGATTTGCTTGGGAGTGGTAGTGATTCTTAGTTGATCTCATCATAGCTCGTTGATCATCTTCATCTGGCAAAGACAACAAACAACCTCCTTCATTAACAGGAATAGAACGGTCACACTTGAaaagtggaaaaaggaataatgtGTAAGaagagtttttttttgaaaaggaagaAACAAGCCcctgcctctgcatcaatcgatgcatgcagccatattattgCCAATCCAAAATAACAACAAAGTTCAAGATAAGTCTGTAATCCGGAAATAAAATGAATCTGAAAATAAATCAACTCTAAAGAACTTGCCATATCCGGCGTAACTAATATCAGAgtacgatgcctatacacctagtctattaCTAGCACGCCATCCAAACCGATTGAAGATAACACGTGCGGCCATCTCCCATTGGTTGCACCCAGTAGCCATAAGATCCCTGTTGTCCGCATGACTCAGtaatgaccacgtacggatccaggACGTTGCTTGGAATATGACCTGCAAAAAATTGTTGAATTTCTTCCCATTAAAGATTATGTCGTTCATGGTATtccatattgttggggaacgccgcatgggaaacaaaaattttcctacgcgcacgaagacctatcatggtgatgtccatctacgagaggggatgaatgatctacgtacccttgtagatcgtacagcagaagcgttagagaacgcggttgatgtagtggaacgtcctcacgtccctcgatctgccccgcgaacaatcccgcgatcagtcccacgatctagtaccgaacggacggcacctccgcgttcagcacacgtacagctcgacgatgatctcggccttcttgatccagcaagagagacggagaggtagaagagttctccggcagcgtgacggcgctccggaggttggtgatgaccttgtctcagcagggctccgcccgagctccgcagaaacgcgatctagagaaaaaaccgtggaggtatgtggtcgggctgccgtggaaaagtcgtctcaaatcagccctaaaacctccgtatatataggtgggagggagggggccttgccttggggctcaaggagccccaagggggtcggccgagtccaagggggaggactctcccccccccccccaaaccgagttggactaggttt
This region includes:
- the LOC123397704 gene encoding receptor like protein kinase S.2 → MSLRRLCFVLPMDGDEVLAASADDHDDDDARRRPGEKLSSYVRDKVGRALSCLRCGCHDSRSAKMSFEDMDGVYEVGARKIRGATGPRVFSYSELYIGTSGFSDQEVLGSGGFGRVYRAMLPSDGTTVAVKCVASVGVDRFEKSFLAELAAVARLRHRNLVRLRGWCVRDEEELLLVYDYMPNRSLDRLLFAPASAAPALGWDRRRRIVAGLAAALLYLHEQLDTQIIHRDVKTSNVMLDSEYNARLGDFGLARWLEHTVEDAPPTKKLELLPSPPSVRSTSSFSSSANYQFRLIDTSRIGGTIGYLPPESFQRRGGATAKSDVFSFGIVLLEVATGRRAVDLAYPDDQIFMLDWVRRLSDEGKLLKAGDRKLPEGARAMFDMGRFIHLGLLCSLHDPRARPTMKWVVENISGSCSGDLPALPSFLALPKYISLTSSSSDSGTSTTIAGTNSTATSASSTKHMYATAAGTTIYLTAEDGRSPTGGSGENKSGNSQRSSPRPAVAVPTVDTPREISYKEIVEITNDFSESQVVAELDFGTGYEGFLDNGNGGRVHVLVKRLGMKTCPALRVRFANELCNLAKLRHRNLVQLRGWCTDHGEMLVVYDHSPGNLLSHHLIVRHSNSEILSWRHRYGIVRALASAVLYLHEEWDEQVIHRNITSAAVFLDPDRSPRLGSFALAEFLSRNEHNNPHVVLPTGSGSARGIFGYMSPEYMETGEATTMADVYSFGVVVLEVVTGAMAVDMRSPEVLLVRKVQVGQEQDVRDVEALADRRLDDRFDRRELVRLAKLGIACTRSDPAARPTMRKIVSILDGNDEVLSKFERAMESREDWERKNAAALSLVRRLQALGIH